The DNA segment ACTTTTTTTTCGGGACTGACTAACAAAAAAGACTATCACATAAAATGAGACGAAGGGAGTATAACTTTAGAAAATATAAATTATAGTAAAGTGAGAATTTTACCTGTAAGCAAAAACATCCTTAAACGTGATTTTGAGTTTTTGACATCCCCAATATTGGTAGAAATAGTATCAGTGTTGGTGGTAATCAAGATGAGTGAAATCAATTGGCAAATAAGCGTAAGAAACCTTACAATAAGGCCGACGAAGGGCGGGATGGTGGTGATGTCATTTCTAATTGCGATGAATAATAGTTTACAAATAAATTATAAGAAGAAATAACTAAAATTTATCGATACATAAATCTTATTGCACAAAGGTTTCTTATAGTGATATACTTGTGATGCAATATTAGTGTTATATAGGAAAAATAATGCATAAGTTGTGGAAACGTTGACTTTGTTTTAATCTGCAAGTCAATGCACGGCTCAAGTCCATTCGTTTTTATTGCTTTAAATTTACCCTAAATGATAATGCATATGTGTAGGAAAAGTAATTGCATTTTCCTTCAGAAAAGAACATTTTTGAATAAGACACATTTGTTGGTCGTTTAATTTTTTGTTCATTCATATTCTAGTGGTTAGTACGTAAATCGTTTTTTTTATTTGTCTTTATTATGGTGTATCTATCGTGAAATAAGTGGATTGCACGTATCTAATTACTTTTTTGAGAAAAAAGGCCTAATTTACTCATCTTTTTTACTATGATTTAAGGTTACTCTTAGATTGACTTAGTAAGAGCAAAAAGAAAACGTTTTCCTAGCAACAGGTAATATTATACCAAAGGTCCCATAAACGGTAAAATTGATCAATTTCGAATAATACTGGAGCTAACGTAACCATTTTCCCAATAAGAAAATCCATATAAATAATAAAGAAAATTTAGGTTTTAGCATATCTATAATTTATATCTTCTTTCCTTATTTCCTTCTCATCAAGGATGCACAGAAAATCTgatcgatttttttttctttcatttttaaatcTATCTGATAATGAAAATTAGTAGACATGGGAAGAGTATCAAATGGAGCTGGCCGGCCGTCACTCTTTTTAATATTCTACAAAAAGATTCAAATAATTAAAAAGTTAATGTCATATTAACGTCATCAAAAGTTTCGGGTATTTTGTCTTCATGGCTTATTACAATATTAAAATATGGTTTTTTACAATATTGAAACTAAGAAAGTAACTTTTTAAGATCTTCTATGTGTaaaaaaaaatctcaaaattaaCGAATGCAAACGGTCTCTAAATAAAGAGCAACGGTTTTGGAGGCAATATGTTCTTATTAACTTTGGTCGAAAAACAATTTCTAAAGGATACAATGGAAAATTAAATACCCAAATTGAAGACAATTCtcaaaacaaaaattacaaaataaatacaaaaccTCCTTAACCAACGTAAACAACTAGATACATTTTAAATACAAATTGAAACTCAACAATGTATGACGACCAAATGTggcaaaagaaaaatacaaggaaAACTTCAAAATCTTAAAATAATAATCTCTCAAAGTATTGGATTTGAAATAAGAGATTATATATAAAAGTATTGGATTTAAACTAAgagattattttttttttttaatatcaaGCTCTTTTGGGAAGAGCATAAGATGAGAAAACTGAGGAAACAACAGCTAAAATGAATCCCAAAAGACAAAGGCTGGCCGCAGCATCTGCAATGCCCAGAAATTTATTCAGTGTGTCGTCGCCGTTTTGAAGTTGCTTCAAATCTTGTGTCATCCCAAAACTTGCTGCTGCTCCTGTTGCTAGGAAGTAGGAGATAAACTGCACACGAAAAATCAGAATCCGTTAGCTTTTGCCTCGaattatatatatagtataaagTTGCACTTATTTTGGACTCATTGACTCTAAATTCTAGCGAAAACATATGGACAGTCCTCCTAGGTTCTTTGTTCTCAAAAAAATTATTAATGCATTTGAGTAGTGAATGACTTTCTTTACTTGTATATTGTTTTTgttctcttcttttctctctttctagTTTAACTTGTATATACCGGCATTGTATGAGGAATTTTTACACTATTATATATGTCGTATTTACCTGCTATAGGTAACACTTGGTTTATATTCGATATTACAAATGATTATATCCCCTTTTTATGGAGGATTACCTGTAAATATATTTTAGGTGACTAGATAGTACTATAAATTGTCGGTGtatataatttaaattttatattttctacCTTTACGAAGAAATAAGGGATaagaaaaaaaatgaccaaaatacaATATTGGTCGATCGGTCAAAACAGATTGTACTCACTACCCAAAAagtatttaaaatatatttttaatacatatatattcaAAAAATTTACATCTTGTCGCCTTTATTTTTAGAGCAGCTAAAAGTATAAAATTACCTTGTCACCATAGAAGTCAAATAGACAGAAACCTTCACCACCAAGGCGATTTCCTGTGGTCACAAGGAATATTGAGAAAGCAGCTTGGAGAAGAGTATATGCCATTCCAATTACCACAGTAGCAATCAGGTATCTGCATTTTCTCAATTCTCATAAAAGTTAGTCATCAATGTCAAAATAAGAAAACTAATAACATACATAGTATATTCTCATAGTTGGGGTATAAGGAAgttaatatgtacgcagaccttaaatctaccttgtgaagatagagagactgttttcaATTGACCATCAGTACTAAACTATGCATTGCTTAaaattatatacacgtatattaGAGTAAAGTGAGAGTTTTACCTGTAAGCATAAAAGTCACTAAACTTGATTTTGACATCACCAATATTGGTAGGGATAGTATCAGTATTGGTGGCAATCAAGATGAGTGAAATCAACAGGCAAATGAACGTAAGAACCCTAACGATGAGGCCGACGAATGGAGGAACAGTGGTGGTTGGTGGTGGTGCCATTTCCCTTCCGGTGAAGAACTATAATCTTCTAATTCTCCAAATAATTAAATTATTTCGTATTGGTGGTTTTTTGCACAAAGGTTTTCCTGTAGAGATATTCTTAGAGATGCATTTGGATATTCATGTTATATAGAAAAAGATAATGCATAGGTTGTGGAAATGTTGACGTTGTCTTAATTTAGCAAGTCAATGCACAACTCAAGTCCATTGTGTATTTCATAATTGATATATTTCGGCTTCCACATGTTGAGAGTTTACTTTGAATTTTGGGGGTCATACATTCCATTTGATTCCATTTAAAGCAACTTGTTTATGAATAAATTTTATTAGTTTCACAAACACAATTTACCTCCCAAATCATGCACTAATTGATTCGTAATTAGAActaaataaattaagataaatAAAAAACCAAATTAATCTTTTCGTTCATTTATTGACGATATTTCTTGTTAATCTAGTAGCTTTGGCAAAGAGTGTTTAATCGTAAAAGTGAGACTTTTCGTCACAAATATGAATCAGTTGGGTACCAAAAGGGATACTAGACAGTAGACatcgaaaagaaaatcaaattttAAAGCAGACACATTTTGTCACGATCCGAAATTCTCACTCTTAAGACCGTGATGATGCCGAATATTTCACTTGCTACGCAAGCCTATGTTAGAATAGTCTTTAGctatttttaacaatttgaattaACTAATAACAAAAAAACTAAATAAACTAAAATAGAGTGAGAAAaccataacaacaacaatatctaGATACAAtctcagaactggtgtcacaagctCACGAGCGactagagtactacaaataaaagtATGAATGAAAGCATAATTGTCTGAAATACAGTAAACAACTAGAGAGATATGAAAGGGGACTTGAGGGCTGCAGGCGCCGTACAgttctacctcaagtctccgtaAAGCAATCAATCCGAGCAATCTACTGACCGCCGctaggaccgactccaaaatctgcacaagaagtgcagaatgtACAACTGATCCAAAGTACTCCGTAAGtgctgagcctaacctcgacgaagt comes from the Nicotiana sylvestris chromosome 4, ASM39365v2, whole genome shotgun sequence genome and includes:
- the LOC104213721 gene encoding CASP-like protein PIMP1, with protein sequence MAPPPTTTVPPFVGLIVRVLTFICLLISLILIATNTDTIPTNIGDVKIKFSDFYAYRYLIATVVIGMAYTLLQAAFSIFLVTTGNRLGGEGFCLFDFYGDKFISYFLATGAAASFGMTQDLKQLQNGDDTLNKFLGIADAAASLCLLGFILAVVSSVFSSYALPKRA